A single genomic interval of Phocoena sinus isolate mPhoSin1 chromosome 15, mPhoSin1.pri, whole genome shotgun sequence harbors:
- the NNAT gene encoding neuronatin isoform X3 gives MAAVAAASAELLIIGWYIFRVLLQVFLECCIYWVGFAFRNPPGTQPIARSVQVLPAEAGVYRVENRTARAGRAPPAGPQLRLQPPPLGGRVTRCSCAVPPAWEPVPRRNGASPVPSRQRSTCQGQ, from the exons ATGGCGGCAGTGGCGGCAGCCTCGGCTGAGCTGCTCATCATCGGCTGGTACATTTTCCGCGTGCTGCTGCAG GTGTTCCTGGAATGCTGCATTTACTGGGTAGGATTCGCTTTTCGAAATCCTCCAGGGACACAGCCCATTGCGAGAA gtGTTCAGGTACTCCCTGCAGAAGCTGGCGTATACCGTGTCGAGAACCGGACGGCACGTGCTGGGAGAGCGCCGCCAGCGGGCCCCCAACTGaggctccagccccctcccctgggcGGCCGTGTCACCAGGTGCTCCTGTGCAGTTCCACCAGCATGGGAGCCAGTGCCGCGCAGGAATGGGGCGTCCCCTGTGCCCTCTCGCCAGAGGAGCACTTGCCAAGGTCAGTGA
- the NNAT gene encoding neuronatin isoform X2, translated as MAAVAAASAELLIIGWYIFRVLLQVFRYSLQKLAYTVSRTGRHVLGERRQRAPN; from the exons ATGGCGGCAGTGGCGGCAGCCTCGGCTGAGCTGCTCATCATCGGCTGGTACATTTTCCGCGTGCTGCTGCAG gtGTTCAGGTACTCCCTGCAGAAGCTGGCGTATACCGTGTCGAGAACCGGACGGCACGTGCTGGGAGAGCGCCGCCAGCGGGCCCCCAACTGa
- the NNAT gene encoding neuronatin isoform X1, protein MAAVAAASAELLIIGWYIFRVLLQVFLECCIYWVGFAFRNPPGTQPIARSEVFRYSLQKLAYTVSRTGRHVLGERRQRAPN, encoded by the exons ATGGCGGCAGTGGCGGCAGCCTCGGCTGAGCTGCTCATCATCGGCTGGTACATTTTCCGCGTGCTGCTGCAG GTGTTCCTGGAATGCTGCATTTACTGGGTAGGATTCGCTTTTCGAAATCCTCCAGGGACACAGCCCATTGCGAGAAGTGAG gtGTTCAGGTACTCCCTGCAGAAGCTGGCGTATACCGTGTCGAGAACCGGACGGCACGTGCTGGGAGAGCGCCGCCAGCGGGCCCCCAACTGa